The Anoplopoma fimbria isolate UVic2021 breed Golden Eagle Sablefish chromosome 1, Afim_UVic_2022, whole genome shotgun sequence region ATGTTAGGGGTGACAACAGCAGACCCCTTCGTTCTGCTTCCTTTATGCCTCTAATTAAACAATCTGAATTCTGATCCAGTGCTCCGCAACCCAAAGTCAAATGAAACATCTGTAGTTATGGCATTGcatcagctttgtttttttaggaatgAAGGCACTAATTTGTAGATGTTTGCAATGACTATATTTTTAATAGGCTATGTTCTATTGCATGTAAAGTGTAATGTACTGTTAAAATATTATGTACCACTTTTCACATGTAAAAAGTGTTGCTGACCCATTTATTAAATACCTAGTTAGGTCATTGGTCAATTATCAAAGCCCTAGATTAGATTGAACGGTGTCATTTCCATCTATATTGTAAAACTGCCAACAGGACCTTAGGCTATAATCTATGCTTTATGGATAAAAGGTCTGCAATatagtttttttcccttccttaaATGTGATCAATAAAAGGTTTCAAAAACAGGCccttttcacagaagacattttgacttgtcaatcGTCGGAAAAGCTCAAGTGTCAGTAATGGCATTAACAATGACTCAGCTGTGGTTCATCACCACAAGCAACTCCTTTCAGATTGTCATATAGTTTTCAGATTGGCATTTGatgcattgtttttatataatatataatatccaTTATAACTGCTTTAAGACATTTTcaagatgatatgtgatgatatgCTAAAACATTCTTCAGTGGTTCAGTGAGTGCACAATGTTGTGATGTTGttcaagtctgtgtgtgtctaaccGTTGTCATCAACAACTTGTGTCAGTTCCTTGCAGCAATCAACTGGCAGGCCGATGATCTCCACTTCAACGAATGGATCAATAATCGACaaagaatgtgtgtgaaagagaaatggGATATATTCagatttggttgtttttctttgtgaaaggggagagaaaaaaattattctGACATGTTGAATTCTGGTTTGGGTCCCTTCCATGTGTGACTCACTGGTTATTTATGAAGGCGTATTTATTGATGGTCCTTATGACAGACTTGAACGGTATCTTGGAGGTCAAAGTGTAGCCGTGTTGCACCATCGGCTCTCCATCAGGACCATCCCAACAGTCCACTgcagggaaaataaaacactgcatCATGTTACTGTTCTCAGCTTCCAGTCTCTTCTCACTGTTCAGCTTTGAATATTGGAAAGACAGTCTATTTCAATTGTACTTGACGTCTCAGCTTTTTCTTATTCTCCTTACAAACACTGGCGTAAAATTattctgtgaaacaaaaaatcTTCCATAAACAACAGtagcagtgtttgttttattcaacttttaGCATATCCCATTTGAGGGTGGAACtgagtttgttgcaattataaACCAGCTTGTCCAATTAAAATTggactttttcacagcagccatttttaaATGCCATATTAGGAAAAGCACAACAATGACAATTACTCTGTTGTATGGAAGTGATGACAGTAATGCATGATACCATGACACCAGGAACAGAAACAGCTAAATAGAATACAGCCAAgcctattttattattttaacctgtgcttttcctcctgtgatacagtgggtacggaaagtattcagacccctttaaatttttcactctttgtttcattgcagccatttgctaaaatcgaaaaagttcatttttttttcgcattaatgtacactcagcaacccatcttgacagaaaaaaacagaaatgtagaaatttttgcaaatttattaaaaaagaaaaactgaaatatcacatggtcataagtattcagaccctttgctgtgacactcatatttaactcacatgctgtccatttcttctgatcctccttgagatggttctactccttcattggagtccagctgtgtttaattaaactgattggacttgattaggaaaggcacacacctgtctatataagaccttacagctcacagtgcatgtcagaacaaatgagaatcatgaggtcgaaggaactgcccaaggagctcagagacagaattgtggcaaggcacagatctggccaaggttacaaaagaatttctgcagcactcaaggttcctaagagcacagtggcctccataatccttaaatggaagaagtatgggatgaccagagctcttcctagacctggccgtccagccaaactgagcaatcgtgggagaagagccttggtgagagaggtaaagaagaacccaaagatcactgtggctgagctccagagatgcagtagggagatgggagaaagttccacaaagtcaactatcactgcagccctccaccagtcggggctttatggcagagtggcccgacggaagcctctcctcagtgcaagacatatgaaagcccgcatagagtttgccaaaaaacacatggaggactcccaaactatgtgaaataagattctctggtctgatgagaccaagattgaactttttggcattaattctaagcggtatgtgtggagaaaaccaggcactgctcatcacctgcccaatacaatcccaacagtgaaacatggtggtggcagcatcatgctatgggggtgtttttcagctgcagggacaggacgactggttgcaattgaaggaaagattgtcatgaccatggccatgtctctgtttattccttgtgtttcatgtgttttcccttgtttggttatctctgtgtgtgtgtctctgaggtgggtgtgtcacccctcccactctctcaccacactcttccctcactcacctaatcacctcatcagcacaagcatactcacctgctccaagccacacacctgccttctatctactcatcaactctgcagtatttaaacaccagtctcacacacactcactgccagatcgtactctgcattatgccagaccttccagcgttatcccccggactgatttcccgttgccgaccctgcctgcctgcctgtctggacttacctgccttgcctgtgccccggtcaacgactcagccttctgtccccgaccctgagtttaacctccgcttcctctgatttctgtctgcctgatcccctgcctgtttccctctgtgagtcttatcctgcctgtctgtatgctgagttctctgctttaaataaagctacagaactgtatccgtctcctggtcgttctgctttttgggtccacaccacattccgtaacaaagatgaatgcggccaagtacagagatataagataagaaaacctcctccagagtgctcagggcctcagactgggccgaaggttcaccttccaacaagacaatgacctgaagcacacagctaaaataacaaaggagtggcttcggaacaagtctgtgaccattcttgactggcccagccagagccctgacctaaacccaattgagcatctctggagagacctgaaaatggctgtccaccaacgttcaccatccaacctgacagaggatctgcaaggaagaatggcagaggatccccaaatccaagTGTgggaaacttgttgcatcattcccaagaagactcacggctgtactagctcaaaagggtgcttctactcaatactgagtaAAGGGTCACTCTTACAATCCCTTCAGTCACCCCTGTCAGTGTGCAGTGAGAGCTGTCCTCCAGGTACCCGCATGGCCAGAAAAAAGGGGCAGCCTTTTTGCTGTTTCAACTGTGTACCATGTTCTGAGGGAAAGTTCAGCAATGACACAGGCTGGTATTATTATAAAACCATATGTTAAATTATTgaatatgaatttgtttttctgaatcttGCACTTATTGGTGCCCAGGTGATGCACACCCAACGTAAGTGTCAGTGTCCATGATGCTCTGTTTCCGTGTTTTCATATAGACTCCATGGAGTGCACCAGCTGTCCTGAGGATTTCTGGTCCAGCCCTCAGCGTGACCATTGTGTTCTTAAGAAAACAGAGTTTCTCTCCTACCATGAGCCTCTGGGTATCTGCCTGACAACCACCTCATTGTTGGGCACATTTATCTGTGCTGTTGTCCTGGGGATCTTCACCTATCATCGCAGTACACCCATGGTACGCGCCAACAATTCAGAACTAAGTTTCTTGCTCTTGGTTTCACTTAAATCATGTTTCCTTTGTTCACTACTGTTTATCGGCCATCCCAGGCTGTGGACATGCCAACTGAGACATACAGCATTCGGGATCAGCTTTGTACTTTGTGTCTCATGTATCCTGGTGAAAACAATGGTGGTTCTGGCTGTGTTCAAGTCCTCCAAGCCAGGAGGTGGAGCCAGTCTGAAGTGGTTTGGTGctgtgcagcagagagagacagtcatgGTTCTTACTTCTATTCAGGCAGCAATCTGCACTGCTTGGATTGTGTCTGCTCCCCAAAATCCCCTGCTCACCAGCTCCCCATAAAAAGACTCAATACCAAAACGACAAGATACTTTATGAGTGTGCAGTCGGGTCCACCGTTGGTTTTGCAGTGTTACTGGGCTACATTGGCTTACTGGCTATCCTCAGCTTCCTGTTAGCATTTCTGGCAAGAATCTTCCAGACAACTTCAACGATGCCAAACTCATCACTTTCAGCATGCTGATCTTTGTGCTGTGTGGGTGGCTTTTGTTCCTGCTTATATAAACTCTCCAGGCAAATATGCAGATGCAGTGAAAGTATTTGCCATTCTGGCCTCCAGTTTTGGTCTCTTGTTGGCACTGTTTGGACCCAAATGTTATATAATCCTGCTGAGACCAGAGAGGAACACAAAGAAAGCAATCATGGGGCGAGGTGAATGTATCAAATAACGCTATCCACTCTGTATTTTCCattcaacaaacaaaactagaagcaatacataattaataaaaacttttaaaaaagattGGATCTTACAGTATTATTGTCGTTTGTCtatgatcttttttattttttttacaattcacTGCTCTAGTCTTATGagctaaaatgacaaaaactaaaataacgaAATAACCATACCCTCCTCACACTCTAATTAGCAAAAACTGATCAATTTAACAAATGAATACCAAAAACCCAATCAAAATGGCCGAATTTGGATGTTGGTGTGTATAGATGCAGCAATGTCAAATCTAGAACTCATCATTAAAAAGGAACATAATCCTGGATTAAACCAccttcattttctaaatgctCTCCTGCCCACGTGATGAACtacagaggaaaaagagagttGAAATAAAAAGGATTTTTGAAGACAAAGCCGCAATCAGTTTCTAAAATGACAACTATGCTACGGCAAAATATCATTCAgattctttttactttttgtgtttttgtattcacTGTTCTAAGCCGGCATGAAAAATAAGATCTGGTTTCGAGTGCCATAATTGTAATTAAACATGCTAGCTGAAACATTTACATCAGTAGTTTATGCCAGAGGTCAAAGTTTGGTTATTATTGGTTTTCCAATATGAATCAAAACATGTATTCTCATTGGACCGACTTCACAAGGGTTTGATTCCGGCAGTaattttatgaaaaagaaatgaaatttatgaaaatgctttcttttttttttctaaaatgccACCTAAATAAGATGCATTCTTGTCTTTCAGGTATATACGTATCATCCGTACAGGTTTCATGCCTGTAATCATAGAAGTGCAATTACCAAATCCATAACATTGCAAATTGAACAGACTAATGTGGAAGTACATCTCTCccacatttttctgcagaactgATTATATCAAAGACCTGCCAAGTCACCTCGGGTGCCAGCCAGATACATCACCCTCCATCGAACAGACACAGTGCAAGGGAGGatgaattattttacaaataatatCTTGGTATGCTGCTACCATCTAGTGGACATACACATCCACATACATATCCATGGGAGAAATCCAATTGTTGAGTTTAATTTGGTTTGCTTGTCACACACAAATTTGGGATTATACCCAGTGTAAAGTAGCTCTtctcatactgtatatgtattaaACTGCAAAGCAAACCTCATATTTTACAACTAGGCAAGTTGACGTTTTACTGGAAGGtgcatttacatataaaaaatcaattgacatttaaacaaacaaaaaaatgcacaatatatTATGGCTGTTGTGCAAATTTCAGTAATAAATGGTAAACTCCTCAATACCAAATCAATCTCAAATGAAATTAATATTAAGCCCTGCCCTTACTTTTGCGTATGTCCTGATGGGTGGTGTGCAAGATTAAACAATCCTGCAAGTGAATAAAAGACAAGCACATTAACCATAAGCCAAACAGGGCATGTTTAAGGTCAaccaaatgttttgaaaaaatgacaTGGCAGGCAGTTAAATGAAACAGTTCAATCAACTACAGTTGAACAACGACAATTTGTAGAAAGTGTACAGTAGagttttgtttacattacaaAAGGATCTTACCACTGGTGTTTGACAGTAGCAAagaaacaccacaaacacagctgttgtCACCGCGGCACCAGACACAGCTGCTGTAGTCAGGGTGATGCCCAACGTTTCATTAAGTCCAGCTGGCGAGGGATGCAGGCAGTTCGCTTAGCATTAGACCAAAACTCAGATGGACAATGCTCACAGTGAAGGGAGTCTCCCCCCCCAAGTGGTATCAATTATTTCTAACAACCGTCTTTGCAACTTAAGTTAACCAATGCCACCCTTTATGCAGCAAAATCAAATTTGCAGCTCGCTGAACTATGGAAACAATGGTActgaaaaaattcatgaaatatGGCATTAAAATTAGGGCAGTAAAGGACTcaacagaaaaaatgtaatgaaaaacaaatggtttTCATGCTGTGAGTTTACAGTTTGGGAAGCAAGGCTGACTTTGCTCAGGCTCATCAAGCCTGGGAAAGCCCTCATTCAGCGAGCAAAAGGTCTCAGAGGACTAAGTTACATCACAATTAATTCAAGGCGGTTAAGTGAGGATGAGTCACAGGTGTGCAATTGCTCACCTCCATCATTGTTAAtttgacaaacatttaaatcccattacacacagacagagagaagacacaGAGGGGAAAACGAGGATGTGTCCATTTTAGTTCTTTTTCATGGTGTTGCAGATTATAGCTAACAGATTACCATCATTCTTTTTAAcaagagacacatttttatactATAGTTCCTGCATGCAATTCCACCTTtggaacaaataaaataataataatgctcaATCACGTGACTGATTTAACttacatgaaaaaaagtttaaaagaagaagaaagaagaagaaaaaaggttgcAATATAGTCATTCTATTTCATTAAAGCCTTCTGCCTCTGCACTCTCGTGGCATAATCGAACTGGGGGAAATTGGATTTGACATAAACTTTGGGGAAATGATAACATTAACATACTCCTTCTATCCAACTCCAAATTATATAAAGTGCTGTGTAGAAACTACCTTCTTTGCTAACATATTACTGTACACTACCATCCAGGTTTTCTTGACATTAATTATTCAACATGAAAGTGGAATCTTCTTCCCTGTGGTTAGGGGATATAACTACTATATGCAGAGATTATATTCATATAATGCATGAGTATTTCATGGCatctaattaaaatgaaatgatatgaagttttcattttaaaactgacaCATGAACAAGCCTGTTCATGAGAAAAAAGGTAGCCCTTTTTAGGCTCCATTTGCACTGACAATGATGAGGTAAAAGCCACACTCAACTCTCCCTGGTCAGCATTACACACATGTGATGAGAGGCAAACAACTCTTTCACACACCCATCTGCCTCCCTGATGGGAATAGGTGTGGGATGAGTGCTTAGCATGTGACTAGTGGACGCTTTGTACCCACACTAGTCCCATTAAACAAGCATAAGTGGGAAGTGCACCTACTACTTGAaaactattattaaaaaaataataatttagctcTAAAGGAAATTTGTCAAGTATACTAAAAACCCAGGTGATGAGGGGTATTTTGGTCTTGGggacaataaatatttatactgtCGCTAGGGATTCTTCATATTTGAGATTGTAGGATTGAACGTTTTTTGAGAATCTGTCAGGATTCAAATTCAGTCTGTCAATCTGCAGCCATGAATTATGTCAGTTTTAAATGGCATCTACAGGCTGGTATCAGACAGCAGTGACAAGAATACACAACTGACATGCTGTTTCATTGCCAGATGCCTAAGCAACAGTGGCACATCTTCAGTGAGCAGTGACATATGCAAGAAATGTATACATTAGGTCAGGCCACTGAAACAGCAGTAGGACACTGTCTGAACAAATTCCAAGTGGCTCTGGTGACTGATATATTAGCAAAGAAGATGAAACATGTGGATTAATGTTGTCAGCTGTGTATTTGATGGGCAAAATGATAAGACCAATCAAAAGAGCACTCCTTAGGATTTCGTAGCTATCGTTGGCTGAACactttttaagaatgtatttgggaggaaaatatttttgtacaaTGTATTTGTTGCTTCGTTGAAcataaaattgaaatgttatattGTGTAATCTTAAAATTCCCTGTCTCtcatacaccaaactttctcCACATTTCCTTTTCTGTGATGGTGGACGCTTAATGTATATAATGCCAAGATACAAATTGTTAATTACTGTATTTGATGCATAGTAAAGCTACTGTATATAGAGCATACAATTCAATTATCAGTAGAGAAAGAGAATGATGTTGCACAGCTGCAGAGTTAATTGCAGATGTTCATGAAAACAAGGAAGAAACCTTGTTGAGTAATGAGGAAATAAGCATTAGAGCATAATTGGATGGTATGATTGTTAGGGATTCATTagaaaaggacccactagcagacacacagctcttggttcagagtatatttaatttagttctcaagcaacaatcctaagggcaaaaacagtctcgtagtcaataggcaggcagaggtcaaaaatccaaaaagtcagaacagagtccaaggcaaaggtatccaaaatccaaacagggcaggtctaaatcaggcaaaggtcaaaaatcacaggcagacagaatataacaagattaacggaacgctggaaaggctcaagtattaactggcacgatctggcagagactccaaggcacaccggacttaaatacccacaaaccaatcaccacaaacagaaatcaggtgtgcacacaaaatggtgggaaaacaaacaaagacagggtggagtcagggccacatgacttattaaaacaaaaacagaaaacacatgacaacaccacatgatcaaagtgtaaacaaaaagcacatgttgctggaaaaacaaaaactcaaccagcacggttactaacagTACCCCCCCTCTTACGGACGCCTCCTGGCGTCTTAACTGGGGGAATGGGATGAGTCTTTAGAAAGTCTCTAACAAGGGTACGGTCCAAAATGTACCCAGATGGAACCCAGCATCTCTCCTCGGGGCCATAACCCTCCCAGTCCACTAAGAACTGGAGGCCACGACCCCGACGACGAACGTCCAGGAGTTGATGAACTGTGAAAGTCTCTGAGCCATCAATGACccgtggtggaggaggtggctTGGGAACAGGGCAGAGCTGGTTGCAGATGAAGGGCTTTACCCTGGACATGTGGAAGGTGGGGTGGATGCGGCGGAGGGTGGGGGGGAGTTTGAGTcggacagcagcagagccaaTGACTTTCAAAATGGGGAAAGGGCCGATGAAGCGGGGAGCCAGTTTCCGGGACTCCACCTTGAGTGGAATGTCCCGGGTTGACAGCCAGACACGCTGACCCACGCGATAGGGGGGGGCCTTGGAGCGATGGCGGTCAGCTTGGCGCTTCATCCTGGTTGAGGCACGCAGCAGCGCTGTCCGTGTCCTCCTCCAGGTCTGATGGCAACGGCGGATCAAGGCCTGGGCAGATGGCACGCCGACCTCCACCTCCTGGGCAGGAAAAAGGGGGGCTGGTAGCTGAGACAGCACTCAAAAGGGGAGAGTCCTGTGGAGGCAGACGGGAGGGAGTTAATGGAGTACTCAACACAGGGTAGATGGAGGCTCCAGGAGGTTGGTCTCTCAGACGCCATGCACCGCAAAGTTGTCTCGAGCTGTTGGTTTGCCCTCTCCGTCTGGCCATTGCTCTGAGGGTGGAAGCCTGAGGACAAACTGACAGAAGCACCAATGAGAGCACAGAAGGCCTTCCAGAAATGGGATGTAAACTGGGGGCCACGGTCAGAGACGACATCCACAGGCAAGCCATGGTATTTGAAAACATGTGCTATTACCAGGATGGCAGTCTCCTTGGCCGAGGGGAGTTTAGGCAATGGGATGAGGTGCACGGATTTAGAAAATCGATCAACAATCGTGAGAATGGTTGTGTTACCGTCTGATGGAGGGAGGCCAGTAACAAAATCCAGTGCAATGTGGGACCAGGGCCTCTTGGGTATGGACAGGGGCTGCAGGAGACCAGAGGGAGGTTGTGTGGAGGTCTTACT contains the following coding sequences:
- the LOC129097257 gene encoding LOW QUALITY PROTEIN: vomeronasal type-2 receptor 26-like (The sequence of the model RefSeq protein was modified relative to this genomic sequence to represent the inferred CDS: inserted 2 bases in 2 codons; deleted 1 base in 1 codon), translated to MAEDPQIQSPLSVCSESCPPGTRMARKKGQPFCCFNCVPCSEGKFSNDTDSMECTSCPEDFWSSPQRDHCVLKKTEFLSYHEPLGICLTTTSLLGTFICAVVLGIFTYHRSTPMVRANNSELSFLLLVSLKSCFLCSLLFIGHPRLWTCQLRHTAFGISFVLCVSCILVKTMVVLAVFKSSKPGGGASLKWFGAVQQRETVMVLTSIQAAICTAWLCLLPKIPCSPAPHKKTQYQNDKILYECAVGSTVGFAVLLGYIGLLAILSFLLAFLARXLPDNFNDAKLITFSMLIXCAVWVAFVPAYINSPGKYADAVKVFAILASSFGLLLALFGPKCYIILLRPERNTKKAIMGRGECIK